In one Sporomusa sphaeroides DSM 2875 genomic region, the following are encoded:
- the yabP gene encoding sporulation protein YabP, with the protein MPIDNKTPKWRHQLTLVDREELAVDGVSSLGSYDEKEVVMETEQGILTITGEGLNIKQLNLEQGNIVIEGTVKGLTYEDEARQRKGLLERFLK; encoded by the coding sequence ATGCCGATAGATAATAAAACGCCAAAGTGGCGTCATCAATTGACATTGGTAGACCGGGAGGAACTTGCCGTGGACGGAGTCAGCAGTCTGGGAAGCTATGACGAAAAAGAAGTTGTTATGGAAACTGAACAGGGTATACTTACCATCACCGGCGAGGGTCTTAATATTAAACAGCTTAATCTGGAGCAAGGCAATATTGTTATAGAAGGAACGGTAAAAGGATTAACCTATGAGGATGAGGCACGCCAGAGAAAAGGCTTGCTGGAACGGTTTTTGAAGTAA